In Melanotaenia boesemani isolate fMelBoe1 chromosome 7, fMelBoe1.pri, whole genome shotgun sequence, a single window of DNA contains:
- the LOC121642930 gene encoding uncharacterized protein LOC121642930 isoform X1: MLIKAQLGGKKKYLKLEEVSFAEFITAVQQKFLIPETTPLRVTDDQGVEVDEDVFPDLATAKEICFFIYTDQDLPVAEASMISTECSDLTEYVTLTTCDLTVLQQEDDRTSSPSLTDTVSVSSSLSSETSDQGCQIVPPLNSILAKNNVEQILSSKPAGMTVIKEYEETGSLKDSTRRLMVNIIVAHMHEKEGRAVSKATKEFHALGIVSLFPSLKDPYSKKGYEHFYDIQSNKGFLQWRMKTVQRKSRTVSTTQNNMVLTGGPTSSRSFGTMDDQRKGDECMEAMSLLHYTTDRDLVFQKMRETFCYRQQILHDPQRAADVLQMFPRFLDVKGLILQDFSLMFGADVASRFLEKWNTSFKDKVIQEARALKETVLLKQQLKAALNERSDATDEPEWDSDMASILVLLHLLTPQPAGRKRPKKISVGEAMDHLVKFHKSCNSLEDHLLTAAETRQPYVLASGTSKAQVFTFYIVLDKKLLPCQSCTSLGAFDELFKSHFVFSVKYDDALSSLYTFLQTTVYNIDIGTTEETPKVKELRAKLLNKL, encoded by the exons ATGTTAATAAAAGCACAActtggaggaaaaaagaaatatctgAAACTGGAAGAAGTTAGCTTCGCAGAGTTTATCACTGCAG TCCAGCAGAAGTTTCTGATACCAGAGACTACACCACTGAGGGTCACAGATGACCAGGGTGTGGAAGTTGATGAGGATGTTTTTCCAGACCTTGCAACAGCCAAAGAAATATGCTTTTTCATCTACACTGATCAAG ACCTTCCAGTTGCTGAAGCATCCATGATCTCTACTGAGTGTTCAGACCTGACTGAGTATGTGACCCTCACTACTTGTG ATTTGACAGTCCTGCAGCAAGAGGATGATAGGACCTCTTCACCATCCCTTACAGATACAGTCTCTGTTTCAAGCAGTTTAAGCAGTGAGACAAGTGATCAGGGATGTCAGATTGTTCCCCCTTTGAATAGTATCCTTGCAAAAAAT aatgTAGAGCAAATTCTCTCCTCAAAACCAGCTGGCATGACTGTGATAAAAGAGTATGAGGAGACTGGGAGTTTAAAAGATTCTACCCGGCGGTTAATGGTTAACATTATTGTGGCTCATATGCATGAAAAAGAAGG GAGAGCTGTTAGCAAAGCAACAAAGGAATTCCATGCCCTTGGAATTGTGTCACTGTTCCCATCTCTGAAGGACCCGTACTCCAAAAAGGGATAT GAACACTTCTATGACATTCAGAGCAACAAAGGCTTTCTACAGTGGCGTATGAAAACAGTGCAGCGTAAATCCAGAACCGTGTCAACAACCCAGAATAACATGGTGCTCACAGGAGGTCCTACATCATCAAGATCATTTGGTACCATGGATGACCAGCGAAAAGGAGACGAATGTATGGAAGCCATGTCTCTCCTTCACTACACAACTGATCGGGACTTGGTGTTCCAGAAGATGAGAGAAACCTTCTGCTACCGTCAGCAGATCCTTCATGACCCACAGCGCGCAGCTGATGTCCTACAAATGTTTCCTCGTTTTTTGGATGTCAAAGGACTG attttgcAAGACTTCTCACTGATGTTTGGAGCTGATGTCGCTTCAAGATTCCTTGAAAAATGGAACACCAGTTTCAAAGACAAAGTCATCCAGGAGGCCAGGGCCCTGAAAGAGACTGTTCTCCTTAAACAGCAGTTAAAAGCTGCCCTGAATGAAAGGTCTGATGCTACTGATGAGCCAG AGTGGGATAGCGACATGGCTTCCATTCTTGTGTTGCTGCATCTTCTCACTCCCCAACCAGCTGGCAGAAAGCGGCCAAAGAAGATCAGTGTTGGTGAGGCAATGGATCATCTAGTGAAATTTCACAAG tcatGCAATAGCCTTGAGGATCATCTCTTGACTGCTGCAGAAACCCGTCAGCCATATGTTCTTGCCAGTGGGACTTCAAAGGCACAGGTTTTCACCTTCTACATTGTCTTGGACAAGAAGCTTCTGCCTTGTCAGTCATGTACATCCTTAGGTGCTTTTGATGAGTTGTTCAagtctcattttgttttcagtgtgaaGTATGATGATGCTCTGTCCAGCCTGTACACATTTTTGCAGACAACTGTGTACAATATTGACATAGGCACAACTGAAGAAACTCCAAAAGTCAAAGAGCTGAGAGCAAAGTTGTTGAACAAGCTTTAG
- the LOC121642930 gene encoding uncharacterized protein LOC121642930 isoform X2 has product MLIKAQLGGKKKYLKLEEVSFAEFITAVQQKFLIPETTPLRVTDDQGVEVDEDVFPDLATAKEICFFIYTDQDLPVAEASMISTECSDLTEYVTLTTCDLTVLQQEDDRTSSPSLTDTVSVSSSLSSETSDQGCQIVPPLNSILAKNNVEQILSSKPAGMTVIKEYEETGSLKDSTRRLMVNIIVAHMHEKEGRAVSKATKEFHALGIVSLFPSLKDPYSKKGYEHFYDIQSNKGFLQWRMKTVQRKSRTVSTTQNNMVLTGGPTSSRSFGTMDDQRKGDECMEAMSLLHYTTDRDLVFQKMRETFCYRQQILHDPQRAADVLQMFPRFLDVKGLILQDFSLMFGADVASRFLEKWNTSFKDKVIQEARALKETVLLKQQLKAALNERSDATDEPEWDSDMASILVLLHLLTPQPAGRKRPKKISVVMQ; this is encoded by the exons ATGTTAATAAAAGCACAActtggaggaaaaaagaaatatctgAAACTGGAAGAAGTTAGCTTCGCAGAGTTTATCACTGCAG TCCAGCAGAAGTTTCTGATACCAGAGACTACACCACTGAGGGTCACAGATGACCAGGGTGTGGAAGTTGATGAGGATGTTTTTCCAGACCTTGCAACAGCCAAAGAAATATGCTTTTTCATCTACACTGATCAAG ACCTTCCAGTTGCTGAAGCATCCATGATCTCTACTGAGTGTTCAGACCTGACTGAGTATGTGACCCTCACTACTTGTG ATTTGACAGTCCTGCAGCAAGAGGATGATAGGACCTCTTCACCATCCCTTACAGATACAGTCTCTGTTTCAAGCAGTTTAAGCAGTGAGACAAGTGATCAGGGATGTCAGATTGTTCCCCCTTTGAATAGTATCCTTGCAAAAAAT aatgTAGAGCAAATTCTCTCCTCAAAACCAGCTGGCATGACTGTGATAAAAGAGTATGAGGAGACTGGGAGTTTAAAAGATTCTACCCGGCGGTTAATGGTTAACATTATTGTGGCTCATATGCATGAAAAAGAAGG GAGAGCTGTTAGCAAAGCAACAAAGGAATTCCATGCCCTTGGAATTGTGTCACTGTTCCCATCTCTGAAGGACCCGTACTCCAAAAAGGGATAT GAACACTTCTATGACATTCAGAGCAACAAAGGCTTTCTACAGTGGCGTATGAAAACAGTGCAGCGTAAATCCAGAACCGTGTCAACAACCCAGAATAACATGGTGCTCACAGGAGGTCCTACATCATCAAGATCATTTGGTACCATGGATGACCAGCGAAAAGGAGACGAATGTATGGAAGCCATGTCTCTCCTTCACTACACAACTGATCGGGACTTGGTGTTCCAGAAGATGAGAGAAACCTTCTGCTACCGTCAGCAGATCCTTCATGACCCACAGCGCGCAGCTGATGTCCTACAAATGTTTCCTCGTTTTTTGGATGTCAAAGGACTG attttgcAAGACTTCTCACTGATGTTTGGAGCTGATGTCGCTTCAAGATTCCTTGAAAAATGGAACACCAGTTTCAAAGACAAAGTCATCCAGGAGGCCAGGGCCCTGAAAGAGACTGTTCTCCTTAAACAGCAGTTAAAAGCTGCCCTGAATGAAAGGTCTGATGCTACTGATGAGCCAG AGTGGGATAGCGACATGGCTTCCATTCTTGTGTTGCTGCATCTTCTCACTCCCCAACCAGCTGGCAGAAAGCGGCCAAAGAAGATCAGTGTTG tcatGCAATAG